The window GTTGTCGGAATGAGGTGGTCCTTATGATAGTATTGGTCCAGATATTGGTGTCTGAAAGCGcgtccctttttttctttcctccaaaTTCTAACGTGCGTGTAATTCTAGGCACTTGAATACAGTCGATGATCCCTTAATTCGGGCGAAATGGATGAATGTGAAGAAAGCCTTGTCTGAGGAAGCGGAAGTTGTGAAGCAACTAGATGCCGAGCGAAGGGCTTTTAAAGAGACTCCCGGTGGTCGACGCCCTTCTTCACCTCCGATCAATGCCAAGtcctcctttgttttccaaCCACTGGATGAATACCCAACTTCCTCCGGGGCTCCCCCCATGGATGATCCTGATGTGTGGAGGCCGCCTAGTAGGGATCCTACTGGTAGAAGACCTGCAAGGGCTGGTCAAGTGGGCATGAGGAAGTCACCACAAGATGGGACATGGGCTCGCGGTGCTACTGCTAGGGCTGGTGCCGCTGCACGTGGGGCAAAGGCTGGTGGTTCGAGCAAGAGTAATACAGGTGTCCGAGCATCTTCCACTGGAAAGAAAGGCACTGCTTCTGGCAAATCTGCCAAAGCTGATTCTGGGGTAATTCTCTTTTAcaaaacttttaaaacaatGTGAAAGCAAGTAAACCCTATGTAGTTGGTAATATAGTGATATATATGGGGAATTTGATGTCTGTGTGACTGTAGGTTTGGGCATGCTTCCATGCATATCCCATATGCTTTTAGTTGTTTCATCTTTCTTGCTAAAGAATTGCTGTAGCTTAGTTTACTCAATTCTTGCATTAATTTTTGGGAGGGGATTCTtctattaatttgaatttcttaGCATCTATGAATCACGAGTTGCTAGAGAAACTCAGCATTATATATCTGCCAAAAAGTTGATTGATGATTGGTTTGTGTTGTATGCGAACTGCTTATTTATCCTTTTACTATTCTCAGCTCCTAGAGATTATGTATTTATATTATTTCACAAATGAAATTTGATTTACTCTGTTTGCTTGAAGTTTGATTTAAGATGTTTTCATTGTGCTGACAAATTTATGGTTGCAACTTAAAGAATGGTGATGCTGAAGATGGAAAGTCAAAGAAGGGACAGTATGAGGGACCTGATCAGGACTTGGCTGCAATGCTTGAGAGGGATGTCTTGGAGACTACCCCTGGAGTGAGATGGGATGATGTTGCTGGATTGAGCGAAGCAAAGAGACTTTTAGAGGAAGCTGTTGTGCTTCCTTTGTGGATGCCCGAATATTTTCAGGTACTGCTTGACCTCATGAAGTGCAATCTATGTGCTACTTTGCTTTGAGTAGGATCTGAATCCAAGTACATATTGATGATGCTAACAGTTATTTTGTTTCCAAGTTTCTGTAAAATTATCTTTTGAAAAGACTGAATTTGAAATCCAGTTTTATtgcttcaagaaaaaaattagttaatacaTTGAGCAGAGAGAGCAAGCTGTAGAATGGCCACTGGCCATTATAGATGTTCTTAACAGCATGGATTACCAAAGATTGAGGAGCCTAGAACTGTGGTACCAAAGGTGATGGGTGTCTGGGGGAGTCTGTTGGGTGGGAAATGGGTAATCAAGCTGAAGCAGTTCCTGCTATGTTGtctaaaatttggaaattagtCCTATGACTGGGTACTATGAGCTCTATGCTTACGTTGCTTTCATTCACAGGGAATCAGGAGACCTTGGAAAGGTGTTCTAATGTTTGGTCCTCCCGGAACTGGGAAGACCCTTCTTGCAAAAGCTGTAGCTACTGAATGCGGTACTACTTTTTTCAATGTTTCATCTGCTACATTGGCTTCTAAATGGCGTGGGGAGAGTGAGCGCATGGTACGGTGCTTGTTTGATCTTGCTAGAGCCTATGCTCCAAGCACCATTTTTATTGATGAGATCGACTCTCTCTGCAATGCTCGGGGGTAAGTTCGATACTTGGAGTGAGATAAGATTCTTCGCCTAATGttggaaaaaggaataaatCCCTTGGATCTTCTGTGGCATTTACTTGTATCTGACTTTCTAAAGTTCCTCTCTTCAGGGCTTCAGGGGAGCATGAATCATCCAGGAGGGTCAAATCTGAACTTCTTGTTCAAATAGATGGTGTTAACAACAGTTCGACAAATGAAGATGGTACTCGCAAGATAGTGATGGTTTTAGCTGCAACTAATTTCCCATGGGATATAGATGAGGCGCTCaggttctttttgtttttcattaatttttaagctGTGTTGccattttgaaatttgttatTACTTCAAAACCCATTTCCATAAAGGCTTGCTGTTCAGGTTTGCTTAACCTGCATTTGTTGCTTCTTTGCAGGAGGAGGCTTGAAAAGAGAATATACATTCCTCTTCCAAACTTTGAAAGCCGTAAGGAACTTATCCGTATCAACTTGAAGACCGTTGAGGTAAGCTACTCAATCATGGCCATAGTACTAACTTGTCAAATActcaattgatttttcttcatacTGATGTATGGTATTGCTTGAGATCATTTCATATGAGGAGCGATGCTGTGGAGTGTTATGCATTATGTGTCTTGTTTTTGACATTCTAAAAAGAGTGAACGCAAAGAGATTAATTTGAGTCAGGCAGGAGTGTTTAAGTACAAGCATGTACTATTAGTTGTTACTTGAAGCCATTTGTGACTGAATTTTTGTAAGGAACCGTCTAGATTTGTCTATATTAGCCCAAAATCACTTTGAAAGTGTGCTTCATGGTTCTGTATCAGGTGGCTACTGATGTAAACATCGATGACGTAGCTCGACGGACTGACGGATACAGTGGGGATGATCTTACGAATGTTTGCCGGGATGCCTCCATGAATGGAATGAGGCGTAAGATAGCTGGAAAGACTCGGGACGAAATTAAGAACATGTCCAAGGATGAGATCTCGAAGGACCCTGTGGCAATGTGTGACTTCGACGAAGCCTTGGTGAAGGTACAGCGAAGTGTTTCTGCAGCCGATATCGAGAAGCACGAAAAGTGGTTTGCAGAGTTTGGATCAGCATAAAGAATGTCACTGCAACTTAAAGAAatcttgatttcttggtgtttGTGTGATGTTTCTTCTCCTGTCCACAGAATTTGTCATATATCGAGTCAAAAACTTCATCACGTATGGTGTGACGTGCATTCGATTTGTAACCAGTTATGTATTTGTAGCATGACGGTTCTTCAGAACATTTATCAATCTTACATTGGTTCATTCCTTGATTTTTATACTATTTGCAACTATTTCCCCTATCCCATCTCGTTTAGCTGGGAGTGCTTTAGGATCTCATGCCCCCAGACGAAAAAGTGTAGATGGTGGAGAGAACGCGTCTTTACCTATTTTTCAtgtctgctttttttttttttttttttttttttttttttttttttatgtacacGGATATTACTTCGAATGAATCCAATATGTATGACAAACAGATAGTTCGTTGAGAGGTCACAATCATCTCCAGAAGCTTAATTTCATAGGATATGTTCTTTGGAAAACATCGAGGATTGACAGTTCTTTTTTCTGTTGTCGGGAGAGATATTCCGGGGAGTTATATTCTAGGCAGAAATTCTAGCGTCCATGGCAGAAGCAGTAGCTTCGATACCGAAGTTTTTTGATCccgaaagggaaaaagaattcGATGAGCGATCGAGAACGGACAGAGATTAGAAATTTGGAGAGAGCAAGACTGGAAAAATTGACTGATATTGGAGAGGAAGGTAAGAAAGAGGAAGTGAACACAGAAGCCAGAAGGATATATAGATGGAGATGGCTCTGGTCCTCCATCAGTTGTAGAAAATCCCCTATGGTCTAAACAAAATAAGATAATCAATAGAGAGGATTTTCAGGTCTCTGTAAAATCTTTATTGGTGATGGGTTTACTTGCCCTAAATTATTTCCGCCATTTAAATGATTAAGAGGTAGAAGAACATACCTAGAAGCCATAGTACTAGGCAAATTCCTTCCATCAACTAGTATCGTCCCATTGGACCAGTACCGACAATTTAATCCCcttgaaaatttccaaaaggtaCGGAATTGGTCGGATTGGCCCGCATTTGCATTGAATGGCTCAACATTCTTGGCCCGTGCATGACCTTAAGGAAGGTGTCAATGATCATGGGCTTGACCTCGTGGATGAGGCATTCATCGTGTGGCTAGTAGTCTCATTCCGCTGTTCCCTCGAGTATCTTTCTCATGGTAGCCAATAGCATGGGACTTGGCTCCgattgtcttctttgttcattGGTGAGATGTTTCCCGACGTCAACCTCTCCACCCTGGTTTTGCTCTGCCATCAATAGTGCAGTCGATGACTCATAATGTCTCAATCCCGTCATTATCAAGTTGCAGTGACGGATTATTTGTTATAGGTAGCTTAGTTGATATCGAGTTTGCTCCTCGTACGCTACGCACCattatattttctcaaatcaGCTACACTAGTCCTACCGAGCACATCAAAAAGATGTTTCATCGAAATTGATCCCGCagtgaaaatatatttcactAAAAGTCGTTTTCAGCTTTTAATTAAAGGCAACTAGGTTTTGCCCCAATTCCACACAGGAAATATTAGTAACAATAAGGAACCACCAACTTTTATTAGAACAAGGCCGTACATATGCAAATCCCGTTGACTTAGAAAATACAGACTCATTGAAGTAACTACATGCAAACATACTATGTAAAATTTAATCGACGAGGCAGCTtggaaatataaatatattatgctggaatttaatcgatgacacATACCTAAGACAAAAATACATGTTAAAATTTAATAGACGAGTCGAATGTGGAAGCTATAGCTAGGAAATTAAAGTACCGTGCAAGAAAGTAAAGATACTAAAAAGATAGTAAATTAATTCGATTTGTGCAAGGAGACTTTTGAAGAGTACGATGTCATATTTAAAACATACGATTGACGGTTATTAACGAAAGTTATAAAAAGAAGTTATAAAGAGAGGCTACaaatccttaccaaaaaaaagggaGGCTACAAATGGCCACCGAAAAAGAAGTTACTTCTTAGTGTATTCGAGAAGTTACGATGATTTTAAAATAAGCTCAGAATAATTAATCGACATTTGATTGCTTGATGTCCATATTGATGACTTAGTCAATCAACTTCATGGTTCTCGATTACAACTTCGCTTTGTGTGTCGTTAATGACTTCACTAATGAGCTGTCGATTCTCTTTAAATTATTGATAATtctatttataaatttatgtCCTTGTCAATTATGTCGATAATGACCAAAAGTTGGTCATTTTAGGGTGCAAACAGATGCCATGCAAACAAAAGATGGATTATAATTTCTTGAATCAGGTTTCTTTTTAGTCTTAAAGTAGATTGCTGAGATAAGTCGAGGAATAAGGACTGAATTGAAACGAGACGTGCACGCGATGCTCACATGATAGTCTGAGCaacatacatcaagcttccataTATCAAATCATGGATGAATGTGCCCATACCTATGTCTACTAGAATCTGGCGATCTTTATGTTCCCTAGGctgaacttttttctttttttggtgtgcAAGATATTCTTAAGAACAAATATCATTGGGTATCCAAATTTACGGTTTGGCTAATCCCAGATGTCAGTAAACGGCACATCCACATGTATCGAGTAAGCATTCTCCACCAGACCAGGGTAAATAGTCGTTCTGAATGATGGATGTTGTAATTCGAACATGGATTTGTCACATCGCTCCGCTATTTGGCCGGCCTCTTGGGGGTTAAaaatcttctcatttttctcgATGCTGATAAGGATTCTTTTTCCAAGCAACTTTCCCACTGTTTTTGTTCTCTTCTGCTTTGAATCTGCGGAACAATGCAATGGTGgttgaaacaacaaaagatcGCTCATAATGAAAATTAAGAGTCACGATGTACTTTCGATGCGGACAACATCCACGTTCCAGTCACGGTCGTCAAGGATATTGGAGCTTAGTGTGCAACTTGTCACTAATTTGGATACTTTCTAGGCCTAAGCATGGGAAAGAAGAATGTCTTTATCCAGAAGACAAAGGAAAACACAGATCTACAACTGCACAAACGATTAAGTTATGTTAGACAGAGAGTTAACATCACATATTAACAAATCTGCATGGCGCATGCAACCACGATTAAAGAATACTTAATGATAGTTTCCCCATCAAGTACCAGGAGAATGTCTGAACATACGTTAGGAGAGCAAACAAATTAAGAGTAGATCCAAACCTCGGAATCGGCCAGCCTTTGTCCACTAGTATCCCCATTATAAAAACCcatcttttcaaattattacatTCTAGGGTTTCGAGCGAATAATCATTGAATTTATGTGGGGAACCCCAAAGGAAACATCATGGCTTCATGCATGtgtcaaaataaaataactatAGCCAATATATACATATCTATGCACATAGACATGTATATCTTGGCTGCCAACTCAGCTATTTGTCCGGATCTTGGTTGGACATATATTAGTAGTTGGCCAAGGTATCAATAATTCTTGCATATCTTGTCCCATAACCATACTAAAGTTCGTGATCCCCGCAGGAAATATCGCCAACCTGTGACTAATGTGCGTGGTCCAGAATCAGATGAAGAAACGACAAACAATTTATTATGCCAACCACTTTTGAATCACTCTCATCTGCTAACATATCGATAAATTGAAATGAAGAGGAATGACATAGAGGACATGGATATCCTCATAGTTTGGATTATACGCTTCCCCATTTCTTGCCAtgatttttggaattattaattTACTGGAGGCATCAAAACGTAACGTGATAAGCTTAGCTCCCAAaagaattgattaaaaaaaaaaagtctgaaAGAACTGGTCAATCAAATAAGTTTGAAAGAATGTGATGACACGATTATGTTAAATAtgtatttctttctctctttttctctccttagGTTCATATCCTGCTTGCTAAATGAAAAATATGTGTCCTTATTTGTTATCATTACAAAtgtcaaatctgaaaatgtaaTCATATAGGTAAATCGAAATACAAATTGATATCAAAATCATTAGGACTCTTTGGTAAGGGTTCTAAATGACACAAACATCTCGTTGCTCTCTTAATAAATCACCCATAATTTTTGGGTAGCAATATCAGAATCATTGTGCATGAGAAAGAAACAGATTGACCACATCGACTCTTGAAGTAAGCGCAAGTAGCTTTGTCTAAAGAGCACTGGCAGAATCGATAACGCACATCTTATTGGCAAGGGAGATGACATTAGTGTCTTCTCATCACTTTGCTCTGGTTTGCACCCCACAGTCCTATGGATTCTTTCCACCATGGTTTGTCAGTCTACtgatttgacaaattcaagcaAATAGGTTTTTGACTTTGGAGGAGGCCAATGATTTCGAAGTTGAAAATTGCAGATTACGAAAAGGGAGGACTCGAAGAGGATACGAGAGGGGCAGGCAAGTTTGGATTTTGTCATCGTGTGGATATATTTGGCTTTCATCTCAGCTTGTGTATGTCCCAAATGAATGGAGCATAATCTGCTTGAATGACATAAaacaacctctctctctctctctctctctctctctctctctaagtggAGCATTATAGTCTCAAAGCACATaagttccttcttttttttattcatagttATTGAAACATAAGAAATCTAACAAGAAAAAATCGACATGTTAAATAGTCTAACACAAAATCTTAAGCAAATGGAGGGAGATCACATGTGCATAAAGAGCTTATAAACCACGTAAACAAGTGATGTGTcatattttgacaagaaaaagatGGACTGAACTTGTTTTTACTTCTACTAAACATTAACTTTCCCTTCAAAAGGTACCGTGAACTGTGTAGAACCAGTTCATTATCTAatttttattgtcatttttaaTCGAAACTTTCATTAAACTACGTGTTgggcaagaaaatgaaattctGAACATTTGTC of the Eucalyptus grandis isolate ANBG69807.140 chromosome 10, ASM1654582v1, whole genome shotgun sequence genome contains:
- the LOC104423135 gene encoding katanin p60 ATPase-containing subunit A1, with protein sequence MVGSNVAGLQDHLKLAREYALEGLYDTSTIFFDGAIAQINKHLNTVDDPLIRAKWMNVKKALSEEAEVVKQLDAERRAFKETPGGRRPSSPPINAKSSFVFQPLDEYPTSSGAPPMDDPDVWRPPSRDPTGRRPARAGQVGMRKSPQDGTWARGATARAGAAARGAKAGGSSKSNTGVRASSTGKKGTASGKSAKADSGNGDAEDGKSKKGQYEGPDQDLAAMLERDVLETTPGVRWDDVAGLSEAKRLLEEAVVLPLWMPEYFQGIRRPWKGVLMFGPPGTGKTLLAKAVATECGTTFFNVSSATLASKWRGESERMVRCLFDLARAYAPSTIFIDEIDSLCNARGASGEHESSRRVKSELLVQIDGVNNSSTNEDGTRKIVMVLAATNFPWDIDEALRRRLEKRIYIPLPNFESRKELIRINLKTVEVATDVNIDDVARRTDGYSGDDLTNVCRDASMNGMRRKIAGKTRDEIKNMSKDEISKDPVAMCDFDEALVKVQRSVSAADIEKHEKWFAEFGSA